The following proteins are co-located in the Escherichia fergusonii ATCC 35469 genome:
- the dsdA gene encoding D-serine ammonia-lyase, producing the protein MENAKMNSLIAQYPLVKDLVALKETTWFNPGTTSLAEGLPYVGLTEQDVQDAHARLSRFAPYLAKAFPETAASGGIIESELAAIPAMQKRLEKEYQQPISGQLLLKKDSHLPISGSIKARGGIYEVLAHAEKLALEAGLLTLEDDYSKLLSPEFKQFFSQYSIAVGSTGNLGLSIGIMSARIGFKVTVHMSADARAWKKAKLRSHGVTVVEYEQDYGVAVEEGRKAAQSDPNCFFIDDENSRTLFLGYSVAGQRLKAQFAQQGRIVDADNPLFVYLPCGVGGGPGGVAFGLKLAFGDHVHCFFAEPTHSPCMLLGVHTGLHDQISVQDIGIDNLTAADGLAVGRASGFVGRAMERLLDGFYTLSDQTMYDMLGWLAQEEGIRLEPSALAGMAGPQRVCASVSYQQIHGFSAEQLRNATHLVWATGGGMVPEEEMNQYLAKGR; encoded by the coding sequence ATGGAAAACGCTAAAATGAACTCGCTCATCGCCCAGTATCCGTTGGTAAAGGATCTGGTTGCTCTTAAAGAAACCACCTGGTTCAATCCTGGCACGACCTCATTGGCTGAAGGTTTACCTTATGTTGGCCTGACCGAACAGGATGTTCAGGACGCCCATGCGCGCTTATCTCGTTTTGCCCCCTATCTGGCAAAAGCATTTCCTGAAACTGCTGCCTCTGGGGGGATTATTGAATCAGAACTGGCTGCCATTCCGGCTATGCAAAAACGGCTGGAAAAGGAATATCAGCAACCGATCAGCGGGCAACTGTTACTGAAAAAAGATAGCCATTTGCCTATTTCCGGCTCCATAAAAGCACGCGGCGGGATTTATGAAGTCCTGGCACATGCAGAAAAACTGGCTCTGGAAGCAGGATTGCTGACGCTTGAAGATGACTACAGCAAACTGCTTTCTCCGGAGTTTAAACAGTTCTTTAGCCAATACAGCATTGCTGTGGGCTCAACCGGAAATCTGGGGTTATCAATCGGTATTATGAGCGCCCGCATTGGCTTTAAGGTGACAGTGCATATGTCTGCTGATGCCCGGGCATGGAAAAAAGCGAAACTGCGCAGCCATGGCGTTACGGTCGTGGAATATGAGCAAGATTATGGTGTTGCTGTCGAGGAAGGACGTAAAGCAGCGCAGTCTGACCCGAACTGTTTCTTTATTGATGACGAGAATTCCCGCACGTTGTTCCTTGGGTATTCCGTCGCAGGCCAGCGTCTAAAAGCGCAATTTGCTCAGCAAGGTCGTATCGTCGATGCTGATAACCCTCTGTTTGTCTATCTGCCGTGTGGTGTTGGCGGTGGTCCTGGTGGCGTCGCATTCGGTCTTAAACTGGCGTTTGGCGATCATGTTCACTGCTTTTTTGCCGAACCAACGCACTCCCCTTGTATGCTGTTAGGCGTCCATACTGGATTACACGATCAGATTTCTGTTCAGGATATTGGTATCGACAACCTTACCGCCGCGGATGGCCTTGCAGTTGGTCGCGCATCAGGCTTTGTCGGGCGGGCAATGGAGCGTCTGCTGGATGGCTTCTATACCCTTAGCGATCAAACCATGTATGACATGCTTGGCTGGCTGGCGCAGGAAGAAGGGATTCGTCTTGAACCTTCAGCACTGGCGGGTATGGCCGGGCCTCAGCGCGTGTGCGCATCAGTAAGTTACCAACAGATACACGGTTTCAGCGCCGAACAACTGCGTAATGCCACTCATCTGGTGTGGGCGACGGGAGGTGGAATGGTGCCGGAAGAAGAGATGAATCAATATCTGGCTAAAGGCCGTTAA
- the tisB gene encoding type I toxin-antitoxin system toxin TisB, producing the protein MSLVDIAILILKLIVAVLQLLDAVLKYLK; encoded by the coding sequence ATGAGCCTGGTGGATATCGCCATTCTTATCCTCAAACTCATTGTTGCAGTACTGCAACTGCTTGATGCTGTTCTGAAATACCTGAAGTAA
- the dsdX gene encoding D-serine transporter DsdX produces MHSQIWVVSTLLISIVLIVLTIVKFKFHPFLALLLASFFVGTMMGMGPLDMVNAIESGIGGTLGFLAAVIGLGTILGKMMEVSGAAERIGLTLQRCRWLSADVIMVLVGLICGITLFVEVGVVLLIPLAFSIAKKTNTSLLKLAIPLCTALMAVHCVVPPHPAALYVANKLGADIGSVIVYGLLVGLMASLIGGPLFLKFLGQRLPFKPVPTEFADLQVRDEKTLPSLGATLLTVLLPIALMLVKTIAELNMARESGLYSLLEFIGNPITAMFIAVFVAYYVLGIRQHMSMGTMLTHTENGFGSIANILLIIGAGGAFNAILKSSSLADTLAVILSNMHMHPILLAWLVALILHAAVGSATVAMMGATAIVAPMLPLYPDISPEIIAIAIGSGAIGCTIVTDSLFWLVKQYCGATLNETFKYYTTATFIASVVALAGTFLLSFII; encoded by the coding sequence ATGCACTCTCAAATCTGGGTTGTGAGCACGCTGCTTATCAGCATCGTGTTAATTGTACTGACCATCGTGAAGTTCAAATTCCACCCGTTTCTGGCGCTGTTGCTGGCCAGCTTCTTCGTGGGAACGATGATGGGTATGGGGCCACTGGATATGGTAAACGCTATTGAAAGTGGAATTGGCGGAACACTGGGTTTCCTTGCTGCGGTTATCGGCCTTGGCACGATACTGGGAAAAATGATGGAAGTATCCGGTGCCGCAGAAAGAATTGGTCTGACACTTCAGCGCTGCCGCTGGCTTTCAGCTGATGTCATTATGGTGCTGGTTGGCCTGATTTGCGGCATCACGCTGTTTGTTGAAGTGGGCGTCGTGCTATTGATTCCTCTGGCTTTTTCAATTGCCAAAAAAACCAATACCTCATTGTTAAAGCTGGCCATTCCGCTGTGTACTGCATTGATGGCAGTGCACTGCGTGGTTCCTCCACATCCGGCTGCTTTATATGTTGCCAATAAGCTGGGCGCAGATATCGGTTCGGTGATCGTCTACGGTTTGCTGGTTGGGCTGATGGCATCACTGATCGGTGGCCCACTTTTCCTTAAATTTCTGGGGCAACGACTGCCCTTTAAACCTGTACCCACAGAGTTTGCCGATCTGCAAGTTCGCGATGAAAAAACACTACCGTCATTAGGCGCAACGTTATTGACCGTACTACTGCCCATTGCGCTGATGTTGGTGAAAACGATTGCCGAATTGAATATGGCGCGTGAGAGTGGTTTGTATAGCTTGCTTGAGTTTATTGGCAACCCTATCACTGCCATGTTTATCGCCGTGTTTGTCGCCTATTATGTGTTGGGTATACGTCAGCATATGAGCATGGGGACGATGCTCACACATACGGAAAATGGTTTCGGTTCTATTGCTAATATTTTGCTGATTATCGGGGCCGGAGGCGCATTCAACGCCATTTTAAAAAGCAGCAGTCTCGCTGATACGCTGGCAGTTATTCTCTCCAATATGCATATGCACCCGATACTTCTGGCCTGGTTGGTGGCACTTATTCTGCATGCTGCGGTGGGCTCCGCTACCGTGGCAATGATGGGGGCAACGGCAATTGTTGCACCCATGCTGCCGCTATATCCCGACATCAGCCCGGAAATTATTGCGATTGCTATCGGTTCAGGTGCGATTGGCTGCACGATCGTTACGGACTCGCTTTTCTGGCTGGTGAAGCAATATTGCGGCGCTACGCTCAATGAAACATTTAAATACTATACGACAGCGACATTTATCGCTTCAGTCGTCGCTCTGGCGGGCACATTCCTGCTGTCATTTATCATCTAA
- the ilvB gene encoding acetolactate synthase large subunit, whose protein sequence is MASSGTSSTRKRFTGAEFIVHFLEQQGIKIVTGIPGGSILPVYDALSQSTQIRHILARHEQGAGFIAQGMARTDGKPAVCMACSGPGATNLVTAIADARLDSIPLICITGQVPASMIGTDAFQEVDTYGISIPITKHNYLVRHIEELPQVMSDAFRIAQSGRPGPVWIDIPKDVQTAVFEIEEQPGMTEKAAAPAFSEESICDAAAMINAAKRPVLYLGGGVINAPTRVRELAEKAQLPTTMTLMALGILPKAHPLSLGMLGMHGVRSTNYILQEADLLIVLGARFDDRAIGKTEQFCPNAKIIHVDIDRAELGKIKQPHVAIQADVDDVLAQLIPLVEAQPRAEWHQLVADLQREFPCPIPKACDPLSHYGLINAVAACVDDNAIITTDVGQHQMWTAQAYPLNRPRQWLTSGGLGTMGFGLPAAIGAALANPDRKVLCFSGDGSLMMNIQEMATASENQLDVKIILMNNEALGLVHQQQSLFYKQGVFAATYPGKINFMQIAAGFGLETCDLNNEADPQTALQEIINRPGPALIHVRIDAEEKVYPMVPPGAANTEMVGE, encoded by the coding sequence ATGGCAAGTTCGGGCACATCATCGACGCGTAAGCGCTTTACCGGCGCAGAATTTATCGTTCATTTCCTGGAACAGCAGGGCATTAAGATTGTGACGGGCATTCCGGGCGGTTCTATCCTGCCTGTTTACGACGCCTTAAGCCAAAGCACGCAAATCCGCCATATTCTGGCTCGCCATGAACAGGGCGCGGGGTTTATCGCTCAGGGAATGGCGCGTACCGACGGCAAACCGGCAGTCTGTATGGCCTGTAGCGGACCGGGTGCGACTAACCTGGTGACCGCCATTGCCGATGCGCGACTGGACTCCATCCCGCTGATTTGCATCACCGGCCAGGTCCCTGCCTCAATGATCGGCACTGACGCCTTCCAGGAAGTGGACACCTACGGCATCTCTATCCCCATCACCAAACACAACTATCTGGTCAGACATATCGAAGAACTCCCGCAGGTCATGAGCGATGCCTTCCGTATTGCGCAATCAGGCCGCCCCGGCCCGGTGTGGATAGACATTCCTAAGGATGTGCAAACGGCAGTTTTTGAGATTGAAGAACAGCCCGGTATGACAGAAAAAGCTGCCGCGCCTGCGTTTAGTGAAGAGAGTATTTGTGACGCAGCTGCAATGATTAACGCCGCCAAACGCCCGGTGCTCTATCTGGGCGGTGGTGTGATTAACGCCCCCACGCGGGTGCGTGAACTGGCGGAGAAAGCGCAGCTGCCTACCACCATGACTTTAATGGCGCTGGGCATATTGCCAAAAGCGCATCCGTTGTCGCTGGGTATGCTGGGGATGCACGGTGTACGTAGCACTAACTATATCTTGCAGGAGGCGGATCTGCTGATTGTTCTCGGCGCACGTTTTGATGACCGGGCGATTGGCAAAACTGAGCAGTTCTGCCCGAATGCCAAAATTATTCATGTCGATATCGACCGTGCAGAGCTGGGCAAAATCAAGCAGCCGCACGTAGCGATTCAGGCGGATGTTGATGACGTGCTGGCGCAGTTGATCCCGCTGGTGGAAGCGCAACCGCGTGCAGAGTGGCACCAATTGGTAGCGGATTTGCAGCGCGAATTCCCGTGTCCAATCCCGAAAGCGTGCGATCCGTTAAGCCATTACGGCCTGATCAACGCCGTTGCCGCCTGTGTCGATGACAACGCGATTATCACCACCGACGTGGGTCAGCATCAGATGTGGACCGCGCAGGCTTATCCGCTCAATCGCCCACGCCAGTGGCTGACCTCCGGCGGGCTGGGCACGATGGGCTTTGGCCTGCCTGCGGCCATTGGTGCGGCGCTGGCGAACCCGGATCGCAAAGTGTTGTGTTTCTCCGGCGACGGCAGCCTGATGATGAATATTCAGGAGATGGCGACCGCCAGTGAAAACCAGCTGGATGTGAAAATCATTCTGATGAACAACGAAGCGCTGGGGCTGGTACATCAGCAACAGAGTCTGTTCTACAAGCAGGGCGTTTTTGCCGCCACCTATCCGGGCAAAATCAACTTTATGCAGATTGCCGCCGGATTCGGCCTCGAAACCTGTGATTTGAATAACGAAGCCGATCCGCAGACGGCATTGCAGGAAATCATCAATCGCCCTGGCCCGGCGCTGATCCATGTGCGTATTGATGCCGAAGAAAAAGTGTACCCGATGGTGCCGCCAGGTGCGGCGAATACTGAAATGGTGGGGGAATAA
- the uhpB gene encoding signal transduction histidine-protein kinase/phosphatase UhpB gives MKTLFSRLITVIACFFIFSAAWFCLWSISLHLVERPDMAVLLFPFGLRLGLMLQCPRGYWPVLLGAEWLLIYWLTQVVGLTHFSLLMIGSLLTLLPVALISRYRHQRDWRTLLLQGAALTAAALLQSLPWLWHGKESWNALLLTLTGGLTLAPICLVFWHYLANNTWLPLGPSLVSQPINWRGRHLVWYLLLFVISLWLQLGLPDELSRFTPFCLALPIIALAWHYGWQGALIATLMNAIALIASQTWRDHPVDLLLSLLVQSLTGLLLGAGIQRLRELNQSLQKELARNQHLAERLLETEESVRRDVARELHDDIGQTITAIRTQAGIVQRLAADNARVKQSGQLIEQLSLGVYDAVRRLLGRLRPRQLDDLTLEQAIRSLMREMELEGRGIVSHLEWRIDESALSENQRVTLFRVCQEGLNNIVKHADASAVTLQGWQQDERLMLVIEDDGSGLPPGSGQHGFGLTGMRERVTALGGTLTISCLHGTRVSVSLPQRYV, from the coding sequence ATGAAGACGTTGTTCTCCCGCTTAATTACCGTTATTGCCTGCTTTTTTATCTTCTCTGCCGCATGGTTTTGCCTGTGGAGTATCAGCCTGCACCTGGTTGAGCGCCCTGATATGGCGGTGCTGTTATTTCCGTTTGGTCTGCGTCTGGGGCTAATGCTGCAATGCCCGCGCGGATACTGGCCGGTGCTGCTGGGCGCGGAGTGGCTGCTGATTTACTGGCTAACGCAGGTGGTCGGGTTAACCCATTTCTCCTTATTGATGATCGGTAGTTTACTGACGTTACTGCCCGTGGCGCTGATCTCACGCTATCGCCATCAACGTGACTGGCGCACTCTGCTGTTACAGGGTGCGGCGCTGACGGCGGCGGCGTTGTTGCAGTCGCTGCCCTGGCTTTGGCATGGCAAAGAGTCGTGGAATGCGCTACTGCTGACTTTAACTGGCGGCCTGACGCTGGCCCCGATATGTCTGGTGTTCTGGCACTATCTCGCCAATAACACCTGGCTGCCGCTCGGCCCGTCACTGGTTTCTCAACCGATCAACTGGCGCGGGCGGCATCTGGTCTGGTACTTGCTGTTGTTTGTTATCAGTCTCTGGCTCCAGTTGGGATTGCCGGACGAATTGTCGCGCTTTACGCCATTCTGTCTGGCGCTGCCGATTATCGCGCTGGCCTGGCACTATGGTTGGCAAGGAGCGCTGATTGCGACGTTGATGAACGCCATCGCGCTGATCGCCAGTCAAACCTGGCGCGATCATCCGGTGGATTTATTGCTCTCGCTGCTGGTGCAAAGTCTGACAGGGTTGTTACTGGGCGCAGGCATCCAGCGGTTGCGTGAACTTAACCAGTCGCTGCAAAAGGAACTGGCGCGCAATCAGCATCTGGCTGAACGTTTGTTAGAAACTGAAGAGAGCGTACGCCGCGACGTGGCGCGTGAGCTGCACGATGATATCGGCCAGACCATCACTGCCATTCGTACTCAGGCGGGCATTGTCCAGCGGCTCGCGGCGGATAACGCCCGCGTGAAACAGAGCGGGCAGCTCATCGAACAGTTATCCCTGGGCGTTTACGACGCGGTGCGCCGCTTGTTAGGGCGGTTACGTCCGCGCCAGTTGGATGATCTCACTCTGGAGCAGGCCATCCGCTCACTGATGCGGGAAATGGAGCTGGAAGGTCGCGGCATTGTCAGTCATCTCGAATGGCGAATCGATGAATCAGCGTTAAGCGAAAACCAGCGCGTGACGCTGTTTCGTGTCTGCCAGGAAGGGTTGAACAACATTGTGAAACATGCCGATGCCAGTGCGGTCACGTTGCAAGGCTGGCAGCAGGACGAACGGTTGATGCTGGTGATTGAAGACGATGGTAGCGGTTTACCGCCGGGTTCCGGGCAACACGGTTTTGGCCTCACCGGAATGCGCGAGCGAGTAACGGCGCTGGGTGGCACCTTGACCATCTCCTGTTTGCACGGCACGCGTGTCAGTGTTTCTCTACCTCAACGTTATGTCTAA
- the dsdC gene encoding DNA-binding transcriptional regulator DsdC, protein MEPLREIRNRLLNGWQLSKLHTFEVAARHQSFALAAEELSLSPSAVSHRINQLEEELGIQLFVRSHRKVELTHEGKRVYWALKSSLDTLNQEILDIKNQELSGTLTLYSRPSIAQCWLVPALGDFTRRYPSISLIVLTGNDNVNLQRAGIDLAIYFDDAPSAQLTHHFLMDEEILPVCSPEYAQRHALTNTVINLRHCTLLHDRQAWSNDSGTDEWHSWAQHYAVNLPTSSGIGFDRSDLAVIAAMNHIGIAMGRKRLVQKRLASGELVAPFGDMTVKCHQHYYITTLPGRQWPKIEAFITWLKEQVR, encoded by the coding sequence ATGGAACCCCTTCGTGAAATAAGAAATCGACTGCTTAATGGCTGGCAACTATCAAAACTGCATACTTTTGAAGTGGCAGCCAGGCATCAGTCCTTCGCCCTGGCGGCAGAGGAATTGTCGCTGAGCCCTAGTGCGGTAAGTCACCGTATCAATCAGCTGGAAGAAGAATTGGGTATTCAGTTGTTTGTCCGTTCCCATCGCAAAGTGGAATTAACGCACGAGGGGAAACGCGTTTATTGGGCGCTAAAATCGTCGCTGGATACCCTGAACCAGGAAATTCTTGATATCAAAAATCAGGAATTATCGGGAACGTTAACTCTGTATTCCCGCCCCTCTATCGCTCAATGCTGGTTGGTGCCCGCATTAGGTGACTTTACACGCCGCTATCCGTCTATTTCGCTCATCGTGCTCACTGGTAATGACAATGTCAATTTGCAACGTGCCGGAATCGATTTGGCGATTTACTTTGATGACGCGCCGTCAGCGCAACTGACTCATCACTTTCTGATGGATGAAGAAATCCTGCCTGTATGTAGCCCGGAATACGCTCAAAGACATGCTTTAACCAACACGGTAATTAACCTGCGCCACTGTACGTTGCTCCATGACAGACAGGCATGGAGCAACGACTCCGGTACGGATGAATGGCATAGTTGGGCGCAACATTATGCAGTTAATTTGCCGACATCTTCTGGAATTGGCTTTGATCGTTCTGATTTAGCTGTTATCGCTGCGATGAATCATATTGGGATAGCGATGGGAAGAAAGCGCCTGGTACAAAAAAGGCTTGCCAGTGGTGAGCTCGTTGCACCGTTTGGCGATATGACGGTGAAATGCCATCAGCATTATTACATCACCACATTACCGGGCAGGCAGTGGCCAAAAATTGAGGCATTTATTACCTGGCTAAAAGAACAGGTAAGGTAG
- the uhpA gene encoding transcriptional regulator UhpA, with translation MITVALIDDHLIVRSGFAQLLGLEPDLQVVAEFGSGREALAGLPGRGVQVCICDISMPDISGLELLSQLPKGMATIMLSVHDSPALVEQALNAGARGFLSKRCSPDELIAAVHTVATGGCYLTPDIAIKLASGRQDPLTKRERQVAEKLAQGMAVKEIAAELGLSPKTVHVHRANLMEKLGVSNDVELARRMFDGW, from the coding sequence ATGATCACCGTTGCCCTTATAGACGATCACCTTATCGTCCGCTCCGGCTTTGCGCAACTGCTGGGGCTGGAACCTGATTTGCAGGTAGTTGCCGAGTTTGGTTCGGGGCGCGAGGCACTGGCGGGGCTGCCGGGGCGCGGTGTGCAGGTGTGTATTTGCGATATCTCCATGCCCGATATCTCCGGTCTGGAGCTACTAAGCCAGCTGCCGAAAGGTATGGCGACAATTATGCTCTCCGTTCACGACAGTCCGGCGCTGGTTGAGCAGGCGCTTAACGCGGGGGCGCGCGGCTTTCTCTCCAAACGCTGTAGCCCTGATGAGCTGATTGCTGCGGTGCATACGGTTGCCACGGGCGGCTGTTATCTGACGCCGGATATTGCCATTAAACTGGCATCCGGTCGCCAGGATCCGCTGACCAAACGTGAACGCCAGGTGGCGGAAAAACTGGCGCAAGGAATGGCGGTGAAAGAGATTGCTGCCGAACTGGGCTTGTCGCCGAAAACGGTACACGTCCATCGCGCCAACCTGATGGAAAAACTGGGCGTCAGTAACGACGTAGAACTGGCGCGCCGCATGTTTGATGGCTGGTGA
- the ivbL gene encoding ilvB operon leader peptide IvbL produces the protein MTTSMLNAKLLPTAPSAAVVVVRVVVVVGNAP, from the coding sequence ATGACTACTTCCATGCTCAACGCAAAACTACTACCAACTGCGCCATCAGCCGCAGTGGTCGTCGTGCGTGTGGTGGTGGTCGTCGGCAATGCGCCGTAG
- the emrD gene encoding multidrug efflux MFS transporter EmrD, with product MKRQRNVNLLLMLILLVAVGQMAQTIYIPAIADMARELNVREGAVQSVMGAYLLTYGISQLFYGPISDRVGRRPVILIGMSIFMLATLLAATTHSLTVLIAASAMQGMGTGVGGVMARTLPRDLYERTQLRHANSLLNMGILVSPLLAPLIGGVLDTLWNWRACYLFLLVLCAGVTFSMARWMPETRPADAPRTSLITSYKTLFGNGGFDCYLLMLIGGLAGIAAFEACSGVLMGAVLGLNSMTVSILFILPIPAAFFGAWFAGRPNKRFSTLMWQSAICCLLAGLLMWLPAWFGIMNIWTLLTPAALFFFGAGMLFPLATSGAMEPFPFLAGTAGALVGGLQNIGSGALASLSAMLPQTDQGSLGMLMTLMGVLIVLCWLPLAARMSHQGQAV from the coding sequence ATGAAAAGGCAAAGAAACGTCAATTTGCTATTGATGTTGATATTACTCGTAGCTGTCGGCCAGATGGCACAAACCATTTATATTCCAGCTATTGCCGATATGGCACGCGAACTGAATGTCCGTGAGGGTGCAGTTCAAAGTGTGATGGGTGCGTATCTGCTGACTTATGGTATCTCACAGCTGTTTTATGGCCCCATTTCTGACCGGGTCGGTCGCCGCCCGGTGATCCTCATCGGAATGTCCATTTTTATGCTGGCAACACTTCTAGCCGCCACGACTCATAGCCTGACGGTGCTGATTGCCGCCAGCGCGATGCAGGGCATGGGAACCGGCGTCGGGGGAGTGATGGCGCGCACGCTACCGCGTGATTTATATGAACGGACACAACTGCGCCATGCCAATAGCTTGTTAAATATGGGGATTCTCGTAAGTCCATTATTGGCTCCCCTGATTGGTGGTGTGCTCGATACCCTATGGAACTGGCGTGCCTGTTATCTGTTTTTGCTGGTTTTATGTGCCGGCGTCACCTTTAGTATGGCCCGCTGGATGCCAGAAACACGGCCCGCTGACGCACCGCGAACCAGTTTGATCACCAGCTATAAAACACTTTTTGGCAACGGGGGTTTTGACTGCTATCTGTTGATGTTGATTGGCGGTCTGGCGGGGATTGCTGCCTTTGAAGCTTGCTCCGGCGTGCTCATGGGGGCGGTATTAGGACTCAACAGCATGACGGTGAGTATTTTGTTTATCCTGCCAATCCCGGCTGCATTTTTCGGTGCATGGTTTGCCGGACGCCCAAATAAACGTTTCTCAACCTTAATGTGGCAATCTGCAATCTGTTGTTTGCTGGCAGGCCTTTTGATGTGGCTCCCTGCCTGGTTTGGCATCATGAACATCTGGACACTTCTGACGCCTGCCGCGCTATTCTTTTTTGGGGCCGGGATGTTATTCCCACTGGCAACCAGTGGCGCAATGGAACCTTTTCCGTTCCTGGCCGGTACTGCAGGTGCATTGGTTGGCGGATTACAGAACATTGGCTCTGGTGCACTCGCTTCGCTCTCCGCCATGTTGCCGCAAACCGATCAGGGAAGCCTTGGAATGTTAATGACACTGATGGGAGTGTTGATTGTATTGTGCTGGCTTCCGTTAGCAGCTCGCATGTCACATCAGGGGCAAGCGGTTTAA
- the ilvN gene encoding acetolactate synthase small subunit, which produces MQNTTHDNVILELTVRNHPGVMTHVCGLFARRAFNVEGILCLPIQDSDKSHIWLLVNDDQRLEQMISQIDKLEDVVKVQRNQSDPTMFNKIAVFFQ; this is translated from the coding sequence ATGCAAAACACAACTCATGACAACGTGATTCTGGAACTCACCGTTCGTAACCATCCGGGCGTAATGACCCACGTTTGTGGTCTTTTTGCCCGTCGCGCTTTTAACGTTGAAGGCATTCTCTGCCTGCCAATTCAGGACAGCGACAAAAGCCACATCTGGCTACTGGTCAATGACGACCAGCGTCTGGAGCAGATGATCAGTCAAATCGATAAGCTGGAAGATGTAGTGAAAGTGCAGCGTAACCAGTCCGATCCGACGATGTTCAACAAGATTGCGGTGTTTTTTCAGTAA
- the uhpC gene encoding MFS transporter family glucose-6-phosphate receptor UhpC yields MLPFLKAPADAPLMTDKQEIDARYRYWRRHILLTIWLGYALFYFTRKSFNAAVPEILANGVLSRSDIGLLATLFYITYGVSKFVSGIVSDRSNARYFMGIGLIATGIINILFGFSTSLWAFAMLWGLNAFFQGWGSPVCARLLTTWYSRTERGGWWALWNTAHNVGGALIPIVMAASALHYGWRAGMMIAGCMAIVVGIILCWRLRDRPQALGLPAIGEWRHDALEIAQQQEGAGLTRKEILTKYVLLNPYIWLLSFCYVLVYVVRAAINDWGNLYMSETLGVDLVTANTAVTMFELGGFIGALVAGWGSDKLFNGNRGPMNLIFAAGILLSVGSLWLMPFASYVMQATCFFTIGFFVFGPQMLIGMAAAECSHKEAAGAATGFVGLFAYLGASLAGWPLAKVLDTWHWSGFFVVISIAAGISALLLLPFLNAQAPREA; encoded by the coding sequence ATGTTGCCGTTTCTGAAAGCGCCTGCCGATGCGCCATTAATGACTGATAAACAAGAAATTGATGCCCGCTATCGCTACTGGCGTCGGCATATTCTGCTGACCATCTGGCTGGGTTACGCACTGTTTTACTTCACGCGTAAAAGTTTTAACGCCGCCGTACCAGAAATTCTTGCCAACGGTGTGCTCAGCCGTAGCGATATCGGCCTGTTAGCGACTCTGTTTTACATTACCTACGGCGTGTCGAAGTTTGTCTCCGGCATTGTCAGCGACCGCTCAAATGCCCGGTATTTTATGGGGATTGGGCTTATCGCTACGGGCATTATCAACATTCTGTTTGGTTTCTCGACGTCGCTGTGGGCGTTTGCCATGCTATGGGGGCTGAACGCCTTTTTCCAGGGCTGGGGTTCACCGGTGTGCGCGCGTCTGTTAACCACCTGGTATTCACGTACTGAGCGCGGGGGTTGGTGGGCATTATGGAACACGGCGCATAACGTCGGCGGCGCACTCATTCCCATTGTGATGGCCGCGAGCGCGCTGCATTACGGCTGGCGTGCCGGGATGATGATTGCCGGTTGTATGGCGATAGTCGTGGGGATTATTCTCTGCTGGCGGCTGCGCGATCGCCCGCAGGCGTTAGGTTTACCAGCGATCGGCGAATGGCGACACGACGCGCTGGAAATCGCTCAACAACAAGAAGGGGCAGGGCTGACACGTAAAGAGATCCTCACCAAATATGTGTTGCTGAATCCGTATATCTGGCTGCTTTCGTTTTGCTATGTGCTGGTCTATGTGGTCCGGGCGGCGATCAACGACTGGGGCAATTTGTATATGTCCGAGACGCTGGGCGTCGATCTGGTCACGGCGAATACGGCAGTGACGATGTTTGAACTGGGCGGATTTATCGGTGCGCTGGTAGCGGGTTGGGGCTCGGACAAACTCTTTAACGGCAACCGTGGGCCGATGAATTTAATTTTCGCCGCCGGGATTTTGCTATCTGTCGGCTCGCTGTGGCTGATGCCATTTGCCAGCTACGTGATGCAGGCAACCTGCTTCTTCACCATTGGTTTTTTTGTCTTTGGCCCGCAGATGTTAATCGGCATGGCGGCAGCAGAGTGTTCCCACAAAGAGGCGGCAGGGGCGGCGACGGGGTTTGTCGGCTTGTTTGCTTATCTGGGGGCGTCGCTTGCTGGTTGGCCGCTGGCGAAAGTGCTCGATACCTGGCACTGGAGCGGATTTTTTGTGGTTATCTCTATCGCCGCCGGGATTTCCGCACTGCTATTACTGCCCTTTTTGAACGCCCAGGCACCGCGCGAAGCGTGA